In Legionella beliardensis, the following are encoded in one genomic region:
- a CDS encoding DUF2490 domain-containing protein, with protein MQMKLNKLFLIVVILIIPIKNGLAQIEVAKIWNTLTININSNNYRFYLEPQLRVQDAPNPLDQFLNNIGVGYRVLPSLTVWVGTTSLIIGSLTANVPDRTEFRTWQQSVLAGKVNQYNLQLRSRLEERRRDNFSALNYRFRNRLTINRPFYKSLNWVWYDEFFINLNRPIWITSNTIEQNRFLIGINQKASKTFTVGVGYLNQYIFTKPRIIGHVASLFAQIEIDG; from the coding sequence ATGCAAATGAAATTAAATAAACTTTTTTTAATTGTGGTAATTTTAATAATACCTATAAAAAATGGGCTTGCTCAAATAGAAGTGGCAAAAATTTGGAATACCTTGACTATTAACATTAACAGTAATAACTATCGATTTTATTTAGAGCCACAATTGCGTGTACAAGATGCGCCTAACCCACTTGATCAGTTTTTAAATAATATAGGTGTAGGTTATCGGGTTTTACCTTCTTTGACTGTCTGGGTTGGTACAACATCACTTATTATCGGTTCCTTAACAGCAAATGTGCCTGATAGGACTGAATTTAGAACTTGGCAACAAAGCGTTCTAGCAGGCAAAGTAAACCAATATAACCTGCAATTAAGAAGCAGGCTTGAAGAACGTAGACGCGATAATTTTTCAGCATTAAATTATCGATTTCGTAATCGCTTAACGATAAATAGGCCCTTTTATAAGTCTTTAAATTGGGTTTGGTATGATGAGTTTTTTATAAATTTAAATAGGCCTATTTGGATTACCAGTAATACCATCGAGCAAAATCGTTTTCTTATTGGCATTAATCAGAAAGCTTCTAAGACATTCACCGTTGGCGTGGGTTACCTAAATCAATATATTTTTACTAAACCACGAATCATAGGCCATGTCGCTTCCCTTTTTGCGCAAATAGAAATTGATGGTTAG
- a CDS encoding NUDIX hydrolase, which yields MKEAVLNTKNLLSIANEIQAIAQIGLAYCKDQYDRERYKQLMAVSAKLFNIKSEEALELKVKFLAERGYASPKIDVRAFIRKDDELLLVQERQDGKWALPGGWADVNLSPSECIVKEVKEETGLICRAVKLVALWDTARHDHPPHWPYTYKCIFQCEILGGKFESDHEIMDISFFPLNNLPPLSLSRITKKQINELIKLVDSEVGYTVFD from the coding sequence ATGAAAGAAGCTGTCTTGAATACTAAAAATCTATTATCTATCGCCAATGAGATACAGGCTATTGCGCAGATAGGACTGGCGTATTGTAAAGACCAGTATGATAGGGAGCGGTATAAGCAATTGATGGCCGTATCTGCTAAATTGTTTAATATAAAGTCAGAAGAGGCGCTAGAATTAAAAGTAAAATTCTTAGCAGAAAGGGGTTACGCCTCTCCTAAAATAGATGTAAGGGCGTTTATTCGCAAAGATGATGAATTATTATTAGTGCAAGAAAGACAAGATGGTAAGTGGGCTTTACCAGGCGGTTGGGCTGATGTAAATTTATCACCTTCAGAATGTATAGTAAAAGAGGTGAAAGAAGAAACAGGACTCATTTGTAGAGCTGTTAAGCTAGTCGCTTTGTGGGATACGGCGCGGCATGATCATCCCCCGCATTGGCCTTATACTTACAAGTGCATTTTTCAGTGTGAAATTCTCGGCGGCAAATTTGAAAGTGATCATGAAATAATGGATATCAGTTTTTTTCCTTTAAATAACTTGCCACCTTTATCATTAAGTAGGATTACAAAAAAGCAAATAAATGAACTAATTAAGTTAGTTGACTCAGAGGTAGGTTATACAGTTTTTGATTGA
- the prpB gene encoding methylisocitrate lyase, which translates to MISSKGRIFRELVANQLPLQVVGVINAYCAMLAEQAGCQAIYLSGAGVANASYGIPDLGMTNLTDVLEDVRRINQVTSLPLLVDVDTGWGHAFNVARTIKLMESAGVAAIHIEDQILAKRCGHRPNKEVVSKHEMGDRIKAAVDARLDDEFVIMARTDAYAIEGLAATIERAQYYVELGADMIFAEAITSLADYQRFTQSVKVPVLANITEFGKTPLFTRQELADVGIQLILYPLSAFRAMSKAASDVYKTILGAGTQKEMLPAMQTRNELYEVLGYHSYEKRLDQLMEEQDG; encoded by the coding sequence ATGATTAGTTCAAAAGGAAGAATTTTTCGTGAATTAGTTGCAAATCAGCTACCATTACAGGTTGTAGGCGTAATTAATGCCTATTGTGCCATGCTTGCTGAACAAGCTGGTTGCCAAGCAATTTACCTTTCTGGTGCAGGTGTTGCTAATGCCTCTTATGGTATACCTGACTTAGGTATGACCAATTTAACCGATGTGCTAGAAGATGTGCGCCGCATTAATCAGGTCACCTCACTCCCTTTATTAGTTGATGTTGATACGGGTTGGGGGCATGCGTTTAATGTCGCGCGAACCATAAAGCTTATGGAAAGTGCAGGCGTTGCTGCCATTCATATTGAAGATCAAATTCTTGCTAAACGCTGTGGCCATAGACCTAATAAAGAAGTAGTATCTAAACATGAAATGGGAGATCGAATTAAGGCAGCAGTTGATGCAAGACTAGATGATGAATTTGTCATTATGGCGCGGACAGATGCTTATGCTATTGAAGGCTTAGCAGCTACGATTGAAAGAGCCCAGTATTATGTTGAACTTGGCGCAGACATGATTTTTGCTGAAGCAATTACATCTCTTGCCGATTATCAGCGATTTACGCAATCAGTTAAGGTGCCTGTTTTGGCAAATATCACTGAATTTGGTAAAACGCCTCTATTTACTAGGCAAGAGCTTGCTGATGTAGGCATACAATTAATTCTTTATCCATTAAGTGCTTTTCGAGCCATGTCTAAGGCTGCTTCAGATGTTTACAAGACAATTTTAGGTGCGGGTACACAAAAAGAAATGCTACCTGCTATGCAAACAAGAAATGAGTTATATGAGGTATTAGGTTACCATAGTTATGAAAAGCGATTGGATCAATTAATGGAGGAACAAGATGGTTAA
- the prpC gene encoding bifunctional 2-methylcitrate synthase/citrate synthase has translation MVNNTAGLAGVIAGQSAIATVGQEGSGLNYRGYSIDDLAEKASFEEVAYLLHYGRLPTRHELNTYIEKLIGLRHLPSILKNILKLIPKQAHPMDVLRTACSMLGTLEPENDFSQQYDIADRLLALFPGIMCFWYAYHFHGKEISGLSEERTLGGHFLFLLNEREPTELERKMMNVSLILYAEHEFNASTFAARVTAATLADFYSAITSAIGTLRGPLHGGANEAAMELLTQFKSPEDAEEKLMLMLANKAKIMGFGHRVYKDCDPRSDIIKAWSKELAESKNDTLLFEISERVEAVMRREKKLFPNLDFYSASAYHYCDIPTPLFTPIFVMSRITGWAAHVFEQRADNRLIRPSSEYIGPAPRPFVAIEDRE, from the coding sequence ATGGTTAATAATACAGCAGGATTGGCTGGTGTGATTGCTGGGCAGTCAGCAATTGCTACCGTAGGACAAGAGGGAAGTGGCCTTAATTATCGGGGGTACTCTATTGATGATCTTGCTGAAAAAGCGTCGTTTGAAGAAGTGGCTTACTTATTACATTATGGTCGCCTACCTACTCGCCATGAGCTCAATACTTATATAGAAAAACTCATAGGCTTACGTCACTTGCCAAGTATCTTAAAAAATATTTTAAAATTGATTCCAAAGCAAGCGCATCCCATGGATGTATTACGTACTGCCTGCTCTATGTTAGGCACATTAGAGCCTGAAAATGATTTTTCCCAACAGTATGATATTGCCGATAGGCTATTAGCCTTATTTCCAGGCATCATGTGCTTTTGGTATGCTTACCATTTCCATGGGAAAGAAATTAGTGGGCTGAGTGAGGAAAGAACACTTGGTGGCCACTTTCTTTTCTTGTTAAACGAGAGAGAGCCTACCGAGCTTGAGCGTAAGATGATGAATGTTTCTTTAATCTTATACGCTGAGCATGAATTTAATGCATCAACATTTGCAGCCCGGGTGACGGCTGCGACATTAGCTGATTTTTATTCTGCCATTACGTCAGCAATAGGCACCTTGCGCGGCCCTTTACATGGTGGGGCAAATGAGGCAGCGATGGAATTATTAACCCAGTTTAAATCGCCAGAGGATGCTGAAGAAAAGCTAATGCTTATGTTAGCCAACAAAGCAAAAATCATGGGCTTTGGGCACCGAGTCTATAAAGACTGCGATCCACGTTCTGATATTATTAAAGCCTGGTCAAAAGAATTAGCCGAAAGTAAGAATGATACCTTATTATTTGAAATTTCAGAGCGTGTTGAAGCGGTTATGCGGCGTGAAAAGAAGCTATTTCCTAATTTAGATTTTTATAGCGCTTCTGCTTATCACTATTGCGATATACCAACACCTTTATTTACACCAATTTTTGTTATGTCTCGTATCACAGGTTGGGCAGCGCATGTGTTTGAGCAACGTGCTGATAACCGATTAATTAGGCCTAGCTCCGAATACATTGGCCCTGCACCACGCCCTTTTGTTGCTATTGAGGATAGAGAATAA
- a CDS encoding bifunctional 2-methylcitrate dehydratase/aconitate hydratase has protein sequence MNAYVEDNIKPEYDTVIVDIVDYVLNYNIASVTAYETARFCLMDTLGCGMLALNFPECTKLLGPVVPHANLPQGARVPGTSYELDPVQAAFNIGTMIRWLDFNDTWLAAEWGHPSDNLGAILAVADYVSRNTKRSLTMHDVLTAMIKAHEIQGCLALENSFNRVGLDHVILVKIASTAVASWLLGCDRDTMLSAVSQAFVDGQSLRTYRHAPNTGSRKSWAAGDATSRAVRLALIAAQKEMGYPSALTAPTWGFYDVLFKHNSFQFQRPYSSYVMENVLFKLSYPAEFHAQTAVECAVKLHSLVKDKLDDIARIEIITHESAIRIISKQGKLHNPADRDHCLQYMVAIGLLHGDLRAEHYEDEAATDPRIDALRDKMQVTENKQFSQDYHDPQKRSIANSLKVIFKDGEESELVTVEYPIGHQRRRQEGMPVLLAKFERNLRSRFNEAQFKQISETMSDTNVLSSLSVVDFMALWQA, from the coding sequence ATGAATGCTTATGTTGAAGATAACATTAAACCTGAGTATGACACCGTTATAGTGGATATTGTTGATTATGTCTTGAATTACAATATTGCTAGTGTAACTGCTTATGAAACAGCGCGCTTTTGCCTTATGGATACCTTAGGTTGTGGCATGTTAGCACTTAATTTTCCAGAATGTACTAAATTGCTAGGCCCAGTTGTGCCTCATGCTAATTTACCTCAAGGTGCTCGAGTTCCAGGCACATCCTATGAACTTGATCCCGTGCAAGCTGCTTTTAATATTGGTACGATGATAAGGTGGCTTGATTTTAATGATACTTGGCTGGCAGCAGAGTGGGGACACCCCTCTGATAATCTAGGCGCTATCCTTGCTGTTGCTGATTATGTCAGTCGTAACACTAAACGTTCTCTTACTATGCATGACGTACTCACAGCAATGATTAAAGCCCATGAGATCCAAGGCTGTTTAGCGTTGGAAAATAGCTTTAATCGAGTAGGCCTTGATCACGTTATCCTCGTGAAAATAGCAAGTACGGCTGTCGCGAGTTGGCTTTTAGGGTGCGATCGTGACACCATGTTAAGTGCCGTATCACAAGCATTTGTTGACGGTCAGAGTTTGCGAACCTATAGGCATGCACCAAATACAGGTTCACGTAAATCATGGGCAGCTGGTGATGCAACGTCTCGCGCTGTCAGGTTGGCATTGATAGCCGCTCAAAAAGAGATGGGCTACCCAAGTGCTTTGACGGCACCTACTTGGGGTTTTTATGATGTGCTTTTCAAGCACAATTCCTTCCAATTCCAAAGGCCTTATAGCAGCTATGTTATGGAAAATGTTTTATTTAAATTATCTTATCCTGCTGAATTCCATGCACAAACAGCCGTTGAATGCGCTGTCAAATTGCATTCTTTAGTCAAAGATAAATTAGATGACATTGCTCGCATAGAAATAATAACGCATGAATCAGCCATTAGAATTATCAGCAAACAAGGAAAACTCCATAATCCTGCCGATAGAGATCACTGCCTTCAATACATGGTTGCTATAGGTTTATTGCATGGGGATCTAAGAGCTGAGCACTACGAAGATGAGGCAGCGACCGATCCACGCATTGATGCGTTACGCGATAAAATGCAGGTAACTGAGAATAAGCAATTTTCACAAGATTATCATGATCCCCAAAAGCGCTCCATTGCCAATAGCCTTAAAGTCATTTTCAAAGATGGTGAAGAATCAGAGCTAGTTACTGTTGAATACCCTATTGGTCATCAGCGCCGAAGACAAGAAGGCATGCCTGTTTTATTAGCTAAATTTGAACGTAATCTACGCAGTCGTTTTAACGAAGCTCAATTTAAACAAATTTCAGAGACAATGAGTGATACCAATGTATTAAGTAGTCTATCTGTCGTTGATTTTATGGCACTTTGGCAAGCTTGA
- the mnmC gene encoding FAD-dependent 5-carboxymethylaminomethyl-2-thiouridine(34) oxidoreductase MnmC, whose protein sequence is MSSLFNPIKILNVIWDKELPYSAADGSLYCLAPEQQLQIEKSYLESLGIPTRWQQLSQKKDAYYIIADTHFKAGLTFLLSWNYWQQHAPRSASLYYLCCDEQPLQKEDLAKILANFPQFKQQAGHLLAQYPILIPGFHCLRFEEGRVNLILMLGDVFSCLQQLLICGEKNLERQLRTYAIDAWLLKQPQLTSSGKEKELFNTIALLSKPQTHIACFNPTCLVETYLKEVGFISAKTIEYKNDNYILKAKFTRAINHVKGKTTPWHMPLLNPTENKKVTVIGGGLAGCFLAYFLAKRGQEVILLDNHPHVGNGASGNRQAILYPQLSAFSSPAANFMLTAYLYAHRFYKELLITEPIGDLSGILQLAYTDKEYKAITKINNSLLAYYPELGKLLTIKEVSSYAHLELECAGLFLPLSGWIDSQALCAVLINHPNIQHVANYQVDSLSYDQKLWHCGDYQSEIVILANGYQANQFTESSFLPIQPTFGQLTFVKTNEELAQLRIPLCGSGHILPKHNNKHAIGATYYPNKLKIDSIQADHLINLTKLSKLLPDLNEPMTVCGSWHGIRAATPDYLPIVGPLPDKLNFKKCFARLAKDPKRCLPLAGGYYPGIYLFTGFGSRGLTSIPLCADWLSALIANQPTFLPYSFIRALSPARFLLKEMMKQGAIS, encoded by the coding sequence TTGAGTAGTTTGTTTAACCCAATTAAAATATTAAATGTAATATGGGATAAAGAGTTACCTTATTCTGCTGCAGATGGCAGTTTATACTGTCTCGCGCCGGAGCAGCAGCTGCAGATTGAAAAATCCTACCTTGAGAGCCTAGGTATTCCTACAAGGTGGCAACAGCTAAGTCAAAAAAAAGATGCCTACTACATTATTGCTGATACGCATTTTAAAGCAGGCCTAACTTTTTTATTAAGCTGGAATTATTGGCAACAGCATGCGCCAAGATCTGCCTCCCTTTATTATCTTTGCTGTGATGAGCAGCCTTTACAAAAAGAGGATTTAGCAAAAATTTTAGCTAATTTCCCGCAATTTAAGCAGCAAGCAGGGCATTTATTAGCCCAATACCCTATTTTAATCCCTGGTTTTCACTGCTTAAGATTTGAGGAGGGCCGAGTCAATTTAATTTTAATGCTAGGTGATGTTTTTTCTTGCCTGCAGCAGCTATTGATTTGTGGTGAAAAAAACCTTGAAAGGCAATTGCGAACTTATGCGATAGATGCCTGGTTGCTTAAACAACCTCAATTGACCTCATCAGGAAAAGAGAAGGAATTATTTAATACCATTGCTTTATTATCAAAGCCTCAAACTCATATAGCCTGTTTTAACCCAACATGCCTAGTAGAAACTTATTTAAAAGAGGTAGGTTTTATAAGTGCTAAAACAATAGAATATAAAAATGATAATTACATTTTAAAGGCTAAATTTACGCGAGCAATTAACCATGTAAAAGGTAAGACAACGCCATGGCATATGCCCTTATTAAATCCTACAGAAAATAAAAAAGTTACGGTGATTGGTGGCGGATTAGCTGGGTGTTTTCTTGCTTATTTTCTAGCTAAACGAGGGCAGGAAGTTATCTTACTGGATAATCACCCACACGTGGGCAATGGGGCATCTGGTAATAGACAAGCTATTTTATATCCTCAACTTTCAGCATTTAGCTCGCCTGCTGCTAACTTTATGCTAACGGCTTATTTATATGCTCATCGATTTTATAAGGAATTATTAATAACTGAGCCTATTGGTGATTTATCAGGTATATTACAACTTGCTTATACGGATAAAGAGTATAAAGCAATCACTAAAATAAATAATAGTTTATTGGCGTATTATCCTGAGTTAGGTAAATTACTTACTATTAAAGAAGTATCAAGCTATGCACATTTAGAGCTTGAGTGCGCGGGATTATTTTTGCCCCTGTCCGGTTGGATTGATAGCCAGGCACTGTGTGCAGTATTAATTAATCATCCAAATATACAGCATGTTGCTAATTATCAAGTTGATTCACTGTCTTATGATCAAAAGTTATGGCACTGTGGTGACTACCAATCAGAAATAGTCATACTGGCTAATGGTTACCAAGCAAACCAATTTACTGAGTCTTCTTTTCTACCAATACAACCCACGTTTGGGCAATTAACATTTGTTAAGACTAATGAAGAATTAGCGCAATTGCGAATCCCTCTGTGTGGTTCTGGGCATATTTTACCAAAGCACAATAATAAACACGCCATAGGGGCAACTTATTACCCAAATAAACTTAAAATAGATAGTATTCAAGCTGATCATTTGATAAATCTGACTAAATTAAGCAAGTTATTACCTGATTTAAATGAACCAATGACTGTGTGTGGCAGTTGGCATGGTATACGTGCAGCAACGCCTGATTACTTACCCATTGTTGGACCACTGCCTGATAAGCTTAATTTTAAAAAATGTTTCGCACGTTTAGCAAAAGATCCTAAACGTTGCTTACCCTTGGCTGGAGGTTATTACCCCGGTATCTATCTTTTTACCGGTTTTGGCTCACGAGGTTTAACCAGTATCCCTCTTTGTGCTGATTGGCTAAGTGCTTTAATCGCTAATCAACCTACTTTTTTACCTTATTCTTTTATTCGTGCATTATCGCCTGCGCGCTTTTTGCTTAAAGAAATGATGAAGCAAGGCGCAATAAGCTAA
- the ppsR gene encoding posphoenolpyruvate synthetase regulatory kinase/phosphorylase PpsR: MKRHVFIISDGTGITAENLGHSLLTQFNNIEFEKHTIPYIDTLPKAKSAVDQINQLFKQTGVKPLVFITLINSDIAHTINQANACVLDLFNTFLGPLEKELGEKSSYTVGRAHGVSQSYTHRIIAVDYALAHDDGVKIKGYEQADIILIGVSRCGKTPSCLYMALHFGIFAANYPFTEDDLSSFRLPELLRPYKNKLFGLTIDPERLQQIRTERRPNSRYASAEQCRLEVSEVEAMYQHENIPYLNSTRFSVEEIATKIMSITRIPRKF, from the coding sequence ATGAAGCGCCATGTATTTATAATTTCTGACGGTACTGGTATTACTGCAGAAAATTTAGGACACAGTCTACTTACTCAATTTAATAATATTGAATTTGAAAAACACACCATTCCTTATATCGATACTTTACCAAAAGCTAAATCAGCTGTTGACCAGATTAATCAGTTATTTAAGCAAACAGGCGTAAAGCCATTAGTATTTATCACCTTAATTAATTCCGATATAGCTCATACTATTAACCAAGCCAATGCTTGTGTGCTAGATTTATTTAATACCTTCCTTGGCCCTCTTGAAAAAGAATTAGGTGAAAAGTCATCCTATACAGTAGGTAGAGCACATGGTGTTTCTCAATCCTATACCCACCGTATTATTGCGGTTGATTATGCTTTAGCTCATGATGATGGCGTAAAGATCAAAGGTTATGAACAAGCAGACATCATTTTAATAGGCGTCTCACGCTGTGGTAAAACACCAAGCTGCTTATATATGGCACTCCACTTTGGTATCTTTGCTGCTAATTACCCTTTTACTGAGGATGATTTAAGTTCCTTTAGGCTGCCAGAATTACTGCGGCCTTATAAAAACAAATTATTTGGCCTAACTATTGATCCAGAGCGTTTACAACAAATACGCACTGAGCGTCGGCCAAACAGTAGGTATGCGTCAGCTGAGCAATGCCGCTTAGAAGTTTCTGAGGTTGAAGCCATGTACCAACATGAAAATATTCCTTATTTAAATTCTACTCGTTTTTCTGTCGAGGAAATTGCTACTAAAATAATGAGTATTACACGCATACCACGTAAATTTTAA
- a CDS encoding type II secretion system F family protein produces the protein MDRSKNTIVTYRWEGVNRSGERVNGIIESNSIAIAKAALRKQGIITNKVIKKRKPLFDKKNKKITSADITAFTRQLATMLNAGIPLVQSFDIIAQGQTNQKVKALLETIKKDIESGLTLSEALRKHPKFFNELYYNLVDAGEKSGSLDVMLAKIATYKEKIEKIKKKIKKALTYPIAVLIVAFLVTAALLIFVVPQFESLFKGFGADLPALTRGVIDMSEFFQSYWYIIFGILGIAVYAFIHAKNHSANFAHTIDRLMLKFPIIGPILQKAAIARFARTLSITFAAGLPLVDALKSVAGATGNIIYAQATDRIREEVSSGQRIKLAMENTRLFPSMVVQMVAIGEESGALEQMLTKVADFYEEEVDNAVDSLSSLLEPIIMSILGILVGGLVVAMYLPIFKLGSVV, from the coding sequence ATGGATAGAAGTAAGAATACGATTGTTACTTATCGATGGGAGGGAGTCAATCGCTCGGGAGAACGAGTGAATGGTATTATTGAATCAAACAGCATTGCAATAGCCAAAGCAGCCCTACGTAAACAAGGGATCATCACCAATAAAGTTATTAAAAAGCGCAAGCCCCTTTTTGATAAGAAAAATAAGAAAATTACCTCCGCTGACATTACGGCATTTACCCGTCAGTTAGCTACCATGCTAAATGCTGGTATTCCTTTAGTACAATCTTTCGATATTATTGCTCAAGGCCAAACAAACCAAAAGGTTAAAGCTCTCCTTGAAACCATTAAAAAGGATATTGAATCAGGCTTAACATTATCAGAAGCTTTGAGAAAACACCCAAAATTCTTCAATGAACTTTATTATAATTTAGTTGACGCTGGCGAAAAATCAGGCTCACTTGATGTGATGCTAGCTAAAATTGCTACTTATAAGGAAAAAATAGAAAAAATCAAAAAGAAAATTAAAAAGGCTTTAACTTATCCTATTGCGGTACTGATTGTAGCCTTTCTAGTAACAGCTGCTTTATTAATTTTTGTTGTACCACAATTTGAGTCCCTGTTTAAAGGTTTTGGTGCGGATCTGCCGGCTTTAACGCGGGGAGTTATTGATATGTCAGAATTTTTTCAATCCTATTGGTATATTATCTTTGGGATTCTAGGCATCGCGGTTTATGCTTTTATTCATGCTAAAAATCATTCTGCTAATTTTGCCCATACCATTGATCGTCTAATGCTTAAATTTCCTATTATTGGGCCTATTTTACAAAAAGCTGCCATTGCACGCTTTGCCCGTACCCTCTCTATTACTTTCGCTGCAGGATTACCTTTAGTCGATGCTTTAAAATCCGTAGCTGGGGCAACCGGTAATATTATTTATGCGCAAGCAACGGATAGAATACGCGAAGAAGTTTCAAGTGGTCAACGGATAAAACTAGCAATGGAAAATACCCGTTTATTCCCTAGTATGGTTGTTCAGATGGTTGCAATTGGTGAAGAATCGGGTGCTTTAGAGCAAATGCTCACTAAAGTTGCTGATTTTTATGAAGAAGAAGTTGATAATGCGGTTGATTCGTTAAGTAGTTTATTAGAGCCCATAATTATGTCAATATTAGGTATTTTAGTTGGCGGTTTAGTCGTTGCTATGTATCTACCTATCTTTAAACTAGGCTCCGTGGTTTAA
- a CDS encoding prepilin peptidase: MLDSELILQNSAIFYFLIALFSLVIGSLLNVIIYRLPLMLMAEQLAECAYLLNLSTTENRKINLFLPRSFCPNCNNTVKAIDNIPVLSYIALRGRCRYCQVPISWRYPMIEVLSCLLGLYASWHFGFGIALIFSLIFIWITLCLVFIDLDHQLLPDSLTLLLLWLGLIANTQALFTALPNAVLSAAGAYFLLWLFIKIFYLITGKIGMGHGDFKLFAAFGAWFGWTVLPLILLLSSITGAIVGLIYLKLKKQSKDTPIPFGPFLCIAGLVTLFWGQKILTLYLSYWS; the protein is encoded by the coding sequence ATGTTAGACAGCGAATTAATCCTGCAAAATAGCGCAATCTTTTACTTTTTGATTGCTTTGTTTTCATTAGTTATTGGCAGCTTATTAAATGTCATTATTTATCGCTTGCCCTTGATGTTAATGGCTGAACAGCTAGCTGAATGCGCCTATTTACTAAATTTATCTACTACAGAAAATCGGAAAATCAACCTTTTCTTACCACGCTCATTTTGTCCTAATTGCAATAACACCGTTAAGGCAATTGATAATATTCCAGTCCTTAGTTATATTGCGCTGCGAGGTCGTTGCCGTTACTGTCAAGTGCCAATTTCATGGCGTTATCCAATGATTGAAGTCTTAAGTTGTTTATTAGGCCTTTATGCAAGCTGGCATTTTGGTTTTGGGATTGCTTTAATTTTCTCTTTAATCTTTATTTGGATAACACTTTGCTTAGTTTTCATTGACCTAGATCATCAATTGCTACCAGATAGCTTAACTTTACTTTTACTTTGGCTTGGTTTAATTGCTAATACCCAAGCCTTATTTACTGCCTTACCTAATGCTGTTTTAAGTGCCGCTGGCGCCTACTTTTTATTATGGCTATTCATAAAAATTTTCTACTTAATTACTGGCAAAATTGGCATGGGGCATGGTGATTTTAAATTATTTGCAGCCTTCGGCGCCTGGTTTGGATGGACTGTTTTACCTTTAATTCTACTTTTGTCTTCAATCACTGGCGCTATTGTTGGTTTAATTTATTTAAAATTAAAAAAGCAATCCAAAGATACGCCTATCCCCTTTGGGCCATTTCTTTGCATTGCTGGATTAGTTACCCTATTTTGGGGACAAAAAATTCTTACGCTTTATTTAAGTTATTGGAGTTAA
- a CDS encoding PhzF family phenazine biosynthesis protein, which translates to MDIEIFQIDAFTDKIFHGNPAAVCLLDEWLNDELMQAIAFENNLSETAFIIEDEKGLSIRWFTPRGEVSLCGHATLAAGFVLFELGNANEIIEFSSQSGSISVSKKDNLYTLDFPRLSYQACNIPDVIKTIVDKPLIEVYESELDYLAILADEEQVSRSTVNLTALTSLAKRGLILSSISSEADFYSRCFYPKHNIAEDPVTGSAHCVLAPYWSARLNKISLHGIQGSYRKGEVFCEVKDRRVSISGHCRWYLKGKLFI; encoded by the coding sequence ATGGACATTGAGATTTTTCAAATAGATGCTTTTACTGATAAGATATTCCATGGAAATCCAGCTGCAGTTTGTCTTTTAGATGAATGGCTTAATGATGAATTGATGCAAGCGATTGCCTTTGAAAATAATCTTTCCGAGACGGCTTTTATTATTGAAGACGAGAAGGGCCTTTCTATTCGTTGGTTTACGCCAAGAGGTGAGGTAAGTTTGTGTGGTCATGCAACACTAGCTGCGGGGTTTGTTTTATTTGAATTGGGTAATGCCAATGAGATTATTGAATTTTCTAGTCAAAGCGGCTCGATTAGTGTAAGTAAAAAAGATAACCTCTACACATTAGATTTTCCGCGCCTAAGCTATCAAGCATGTAATATACCCGATGTAATTAAGACAATCGTTGATAAGCCCCTAATTGAAGTTTACGAAAGTGAGTTAGATTATTTAGCCATTCTTGCTGATGAAGAGCAGGTTAGCCGTTCGACAGTGAACTTAACGGCATTAACCAGTTTGGCCAAGCGCGGATTAATATTATCTAGCATCAGTAGTGAGGCTGATTTTTACTCACGTTGCTTTTATCCAAAACATAATATTGCTGAGGATCCGGTAACAGGTTCAGCACATTGTGTTTTAGCGCCTTATTGGTCTGCGCGTCTAAATAAAATAAGTTTACATGGTATTCAAGGTTCTTACAGAAAAGGTGAAGTATTTTGTGAAGTAAAAGACCGACGCGTTTCTATTTCCGGCCACTGCCGATGGTATTTAAAAGGAAAGTTATTTATTTAA